A single Pseudomonas brassicacearum DNA region contains:
- a CDS encoding VOC family protein — protein MQPSLNRIMLYVRDVQATCDFYERHFSFTSERKVDDRVTELRPANGGAILMVHPAGKAVKTGQVTVKLVFDLQDVEGFKAKCLAQGLKFGATHRADGYSFSNAKDPDGNSISISSRAFACS, from the coding sequence ATGCAACCGTCACTCAATCGAATCATGCTGTATGTCCGGGACGTTCAAGCGACCTGCGATTTTTATGAGCGTCATTTCAGTTTTACCAGTGAAAGAAAAGTCGATGACCGCGTCACCGAATTGCGCCCTGCAAACGGTGGCGCGATCCTGATGGTTCACCCAGCAGGGAAGGCCGTTAAAACAGGGCAGGTCACCGTAAAGCTTGTCTTTGATCTCCAGGACGTCGAGGGTTTCAAGGCAAAGTGCCTGGCTCAAGGCCTGAAGTTTGGCGCTACGCACAGGGCGGACGGTTATTCTTTTTCCAACGCCAAAGACCCCGACGGTAATTCCATTTCCATCTCCAGCAGAGCGTTTGCATGCAGTTGA
- a CDS encoding MFS transporter, with product MSNSHTSQTAAAPVITGARDAAVSERLPSRRRWFMLSLLLIATIINYIDRVNISIAAPFLAKDLGLDKIEMGLIFSAFAWTYAIALVPAGFIADRFGSRFTYGVSLISWSTVTVCQGLATGFASLFGLRLAVGAMEAPAFPANSRAVTVWFPARERGLASSIYVCGQYLGTALFTGALLWLATTYDWRHVFYSTGALGIVFGVAWLFLYRDPMNCKKVSQEELKYIEAGGGLVKSSQERTRFNWRQIAELFSYRQVWAICIGKFASTSALYFFLTWFPTYLIEERQLTMIKAGIFAVLPFVGATVGILLAGIVSDLLIRRGYSLSFARKLPLVVGSMLGTSIVLVNFTDSNVICIAVLTVAFFAQGIASSSWAAVSEVAPKELIGLTGGITSLAANIGGIVTPIVIGAIVYKTGSFALAFWFIGGVALIGTLSYSLLLGRLYRIELKAR from the coding sequence ATGTCGAATTCCCACACCTCCCAGACCGCCGCAGCGCCGGTGATTACCGGCGCCCGGGACGCCGCAGTGTCAGAGCGTCTGCCGTCGCGTCGGCGCTGGTTCATGCTGTCGTTGCTGTTGATCGCGACGATCATCAACTACATCGACCGGGTGAATATTTCGATTGCCGCGCCGTTTCTCGCCAAGGACCTGGGCCTGGACAAGATCGAGATGGGTCTGATTTTTTCCGCGTTTGCCTGGACCTACGCGATTGCACTGGTGCCCGCCGGCTTCATTGCCGATCGCTTCGGCTCCCGGTTCACCTACGGGGTGTCGCTGATCAGTTGGTCGACCGTCACCGTGTGCCAGGGCTTGGCCACGGGCTTCGCTTCGTTGTTCGGTCTGCGCCTGGCCGTCGGCGCGATGGAAGCGCCGGCGTTTCCGGCCAACAGCCGGGCGGTCACGGTGTGGTTCCCGGCGCGGGAGCGGGGCCTGGCCAGCAGCATTTACGTGTGCGGCCAGTACTTGGGCACGGCGCTGTTTACCGGTGCGCTGCTGTGGCTGGCCACCACTTATGACTGGCGCCATGTGTTCTACAGCACCGGCGCACTCGGCATTGTCTTCGGTGTGGCCTGGCTGTTCCTGTATCGCGACCCGATGAACTGCAAGAAGGTCAGCCAGGAAGAACTCAAGTACATCGAAGCCGGGGGAGGGCTGGTCAAGAGCAGCCAGGAGCGCACCCGCTTCAACTGGCGGCAGATCGCCGAGCTGTTCAGCTATCGGCAGGTCTGGGCGATTTGCATCGGCAAGTTCGCCAGCACGTCGGCGCTGTACTTCTTTCTCACCTGGTTCCCCACGTACCTGATCGAAGAGCGTCAACTGACCATGATCAAGGCCGGGATCTTCGCCGTGTTGCCGTTCGTGGGCGCGACGGTGGGCATCCTGCTCGCCGGGATCGTGTCCGACCTGCTGATCCGTCGCGGCTACTCGCTGTCCTTTGCCCGCAAGTTGCCGTTGGTGGTCGGGTCGATGTTGGGCACGTCCATCGTCCTGGTGAATTTCACCGACTCGAACGTGATCTGCATCGCCGTGCTGACGGTTGCCTTCTTTGCCCAGGGCATCGCTTCGTCGTCATGGGCGGCGGTGTCGGAAGTGGCGCCCAAGGAACTGATCGGACTGACCGGCGGGATCACCAGCCTGGCGGCCAACATCGGTGGGATTGTCACCCCCATCGTGATTGGCGCAATCGTCTACAAGACCGGTTCATTCGCCTTGGCCTTCTGGTTCATCGGCGGCGTGGCGCTGATCGGCACCTTGTCCTATTCGTTGCTGCTCGGCCGTTTGTACCGCATTGAACTCAAGGCGCGCTGA
- a CDS encoding helix-turn-helix transcriptional regulator — translation MSSPSRVPTYVMQQRSELTDFYIRDKKGRRAETGPHRHEYFQIQINLGGDTVQHIGNVERPFPRNTLAFILPHRVHVIPHPAESNFMVINFSQTFLLPHLQCDPMDLEEVSILLAPELSPFRFQEHLDFILGDEDFAKICALIEQMRGLDQNRQFGTREMLKGLLLQLIGSVCALYAEPLKRLAEENAAEVSRRDALGRMSEYLRKNIADPDLNLIKVAAATYLSPTYLTHWLRKEIGKTFTELVLERRMHAARNYLLNGTRPVGEVARLCGFADEAYFSRRFRQIHGQPPGQFRRQQLNPDSPQLPLNNG, via the coding sequence ATGTCATCACCGAGCCGAGTCCCCACCTATGTCATGCAGCAACGCAGCGAATTGACGGATTTCTATATCCGCGACAAAAAGGGCCGGCGCGCCGAAACCGGCCCGCATCGCCACGAGTACTTCCAGATCCAGATCAACCTCGGCGGCGACACCGTGCAACACATTGGCAACGTCGAACGTCCGTTTCCGCGTAACACCCTGGCCTTCATCCTGCCTCACCGTGTGCACGTGATTCCGCACCCGGCCGAGAGCAACTTCATGGTGATCAATTTTTCCCAGACGTTCCTGCTGCCGCATCTGCAATGCGACCCGATGGACCTGGAAGAGGTCTCGATTCTGCTGGCGCCGGAGCTGTCGCCGTTCCGTTTCCAGGAACACCTGGACTTCATTCTGGGGGATGAGGATTTCGCCAAAATCTGCGCCTTGATCGAGCAGATGCGTGGCCTGGACCAGAATCGTCAGTTTGGCACCCGCGAGATGCTCAAGGGCTTGTTGCTGCAACTGATCGGCAGCGTCTGCGCCTTGTATGCCGAGCCGCTCAAGCGCTTGGCCGAAGAGAACGCCGCCGAAGTCAGCCGACGCGATGCGCTGGGCCGGATGTCCGAGTACCTGCGCAAGAACATCGCCGACCCCGACCTCAACCTGATCAAAGTGGCCGCGGCGACTTACCTGTCGCCGACGTACCTGACCCACTGGCTGCGCAAGGAAATCGGCAAGACCTTCACCGAACTGGTGCTCGAACGCCGGATGCACGCGGCGCGCAATTACTTGCTCAATGGCACCCGCCCCGTGGGCGAAGTGGCGAGGTTGTGCGGGTTCGCCGACGAGGCCTATTTTTCCAGACGTTTTCGCCAGATACATGGACAGCCGCCGGGGCAGTTCAGGCGACAGCAGTTGAATCCGGACAGTCCGCAGTTGCCGTTGAACAATGGCTAG
- a CDS encoding SDR family oxidoreductase, whose protein sequence is MSDTLKVALVTGAGSGIGRAVALGLMADGYTLVLAGRRPEPLQTLVELAACEGREALAVPTDVRDPASVDALFAAIAEAYGRLDVVFNNAGVNAPAVPLDELTFEQWRNVIDTNLNGVFLCARGAFGLMRRQEPQGGRIINNGSISAHTPRPFSSAYTASKHAVLGLTKSLALDGREYNIACSQIDIGNALTEMSVRMTQGVRQANGSIAVEPMVDVKHVADAVSYIAGLPLSANVLNMTVMATAMPFAGRG, encoded by the coding sequence ATGTCCGACACATTGAAAGTGGCTTTGGTGACTGGCGCCGGCAGTGGGATTGGCCGAGCGGTGGCCCTGGGCCTGATGGCAGACGGCTACACGCTAGTGTTGGCCGGGCGCCGCCCCGAGCCCTTGCAGACATTGGTCGAGTTGGCAGCCTGCGAGGGGCGCGAAGCCTTGGCGGTGCCCACCGATGTGCGCGATCCGGCCAGTGTCGATGCGCTGTTTGCCGCCATCGCCGAAGCCTACGGCCGCCTGGACGTCGTGTTCAACAACGCCGGGGTCAACGCGCCCGCCGTGCCACTGGATGAGCTGACGTTCGAGCAGTGGCGAAACGTGATCGACACCAATCTCAACGGCGTTTTCCTCTGCGCCCGTGGCGCCTTCGGCCTGATGCGCCGGCAAGAGCCCCAGGGCGGACGGATCATCAACAACGGATCGATCTCGGCCCACACCCCACGACCGTTCAGCAGCGCCTACACCGCCAGTAAACACGCGGTGCTGGGGCTGACCAAATCCCTGGCCCTGGACGGACGCGAATACAACATCGCCTGCAGCCAGATCGACATCGGCAACGCCCTCACTGAAATGTCCGTGCGCATGACCCAGGGCGTACGCCAGGCCAACGGCAGCATCGCGGTGGAGCCGATGGTGGACGTCAAGCACGTCGCCGATGCGGTGAGCTACATCGCCGGCCTGCCGTTGTCGGCCAACGTTCTGAACATGACCGTCATGGCCACGGCCATGCCGTTTGCCGGTCGTGGTTGA
- a CDS encoding helix-turn-helix domain-containing protein: protein MSAARNDFQTVIATLGELHALLDRLRGEFVHGIKTPADYERATDLLDALTDGRELSKTEEKILVELEDEILAYQRNCDQFRESNAAFEATCTPVQLIKDLMETLGLTGSDLPEIGDKTAVSKVLNGDRPISHKMAYALAERFAMEPGAFLNAGPAEPAHIETVRLPVRKTSPYDRFRSDSMIAHSVKEAGAGEYNVVASKGRRKTVKGPDKE, encoded by the coding sequence ATGAGCGCAGCCCGGAACGACTTTCAAACCGTGATCGCGACGCTTGGCGAGCTACACGCGTTACTGGATCGCCTGCGCGGTGAGTTTGTGCATGGCATCAAGACCCCTGCCGACTATGAGCGTGCGACCGACCTGCTCGATGCGCTCACCGACGGGCGCGAACTGAGCAAGACCGAGGAGAAAATTCTCGTTGAGCTCGAGGATGAAATCCTGGCCTACCAGCGCAACTGCGACCAGTTTCGCGAATCGAATGCCGCTTTTGAGGCGACCTGCACGCCTGTGCAATTGATCAAGGACCTGATGGAAACGCTCGGGCTCACCGGTTCGGACCTCCCTGAAATCGGGGATAAAACGGCGGTGTCCAAGGTACTCAATGGCGACCGGCCTATCAGTCACAAGATGGCGTATGCCCTGGCAGAGCGGTTTGCGATGGAGCCGGGTGCTTTCTTGAACGCGGGCCCGGCAGAGCCGGCTCATATCGAAACTGTTCGTCTTCCTGTCAGGAAAACCTCACCCTATGACCGTTTTCGCAGCGACTCTATGATCGCACATTCAGTGAAAGAGGCTGGTGCCGGTGAATACAACGTGGTGGCTTCGAAGGGCCGCAGAAAGACAGTCAAAGGCCCGGACAAGGAGTAG
- a CDS encoding DMT family transporter translates to MVKPYSNLITGLVLAVVATLSWALNFIAPYVTGDYTIYDLMIVRFLIAGTLGLGVVLLYRDQLRLLRRAQVFLAAGLGVIGYLGYSACIAAGIIFGGPVLTPAFIGMVPVLLALLGNATTKTLQWRKLAIPLAFLTIGLLLSNLGAVHQPVASEGSWLMGLLFSIGAVVLWLAFSWLNQRALLRLPPHASGAWTGLMMAGAGIGTLCLLPAVQALDLLKLPSLGFSVSVAGPLYLWGFVIALMSSVVGAWAWNAASQRLPMVLSGQLIALESLFATLLGLWFHGRLPTLLETSGFAAVLVGVIMAVRIILNSRGSTSASTP, encoded by the coding sequence ATCGTGAAGCCATACTCAAACCTCATCACCGGATTGGTGCTCGCGGTGGTCGCGACGCTGAGCTGGGCGTTGAACTTCATTGCGCCCTACGTCACCGGCGACTACACGATCTATGACTTGATGATCGTAAGGTTCTTAATCGCCGGTACCCTGGGTTTGGGTGTTGTGCTGCTCTATCGGGACCAGCTGCGGCTCTTGCGCCGCGCTCAGGTGTTTCTGGCCGCCGGCTTGGGCGTGATCGGCTACCTCGGCTATAGCGCCTGCATCGCCGCCGGCATCATCTTCGGCGGGCCGGTGCTGACCCCGGCCTTTATTGGCATGGTGCCGGTCTTGCTGGCACTGCTGGGCAACGCCACGACCAAAACCCTCCAGTGGCGCAAACTGGCGATCCCACTGGCTTTTTTGACGATTGGGCTTCTGTTGTCGAATCTAGGCGCTGTCCATCAACCCGTTGCAAGCGAAGGCTCGTGGCTGATGGGTTTGTTGTTTTCAATCGGTGCCGTGGTGTTGTGGCTCGCATTCAGTTGGTTGAACCAGCGCGCCTTGCTAAGGCTGCCACCCCACGCGTCAGGCGCGTGGACCGGCCTCATGATGGCTGGCGCCGGCATCGGCACCTTGTGTTTGTTACCGGCGGTACAAGCGCTCGACCTGCTCAAGCTGCCGAGCCTGGGTTTCAGTGTTTCCGTAGCGGGGCCTTTGTATCTCTGGGGGTTCGTGATTGCACTGATGTCATCCGTTGTTGGGGCCTGGGCCTGGAACGCCGCGTCCCAGCGTTTGCCCATGGTGCTTTCCGGACAATTGATCGCCCTGGAGTCGCTGTTCGCGACGCTGCTTGGCTTGTGGTTTCATGGTCGGCTGCCGACACTTTTGGAGACGTCAGGTTTTGCGGCTGTGCTTGTTGGGGTGATCATGGCGGTGCGGATCATCCTCAATTCCCGTGGATCGACAAGCGCCTCTACCCCTTGA
- a CDS encoding fumarylacetoacetate hydrolase family protein: MNMPEYVFTPDLPVTLPVVGTPQRFPVGRVFCVGRNYPWPDTQGESRVPPVFFMKPASCVVEAVGDVTFPPVTEEFAHEIELVVAIGEGGANIPESQALAYVWGYAAGLDLTRRDVQRMAKRNGLPWEGAKVFDGAAPMTAILPVSRAGHPDGELWLNVNGEERQRDSLDSQIWSVSEVIARISQSVALRAGDLIMTGSPAGVDVLQPGDVIAAGIDGIGQLEMRVGPRP; the protein is encoded by the coding sequence ATGAACATGCCCGAGTATGTCTTTACCCCGGACCTGCCAGTGACCTTGCCGGTTGTCGGCACCCCGCAGCGTTTTCCCGTAGGCCGGGTCTTTTGCGTCGGTCGCAACTACCCTTGGCCCGATACCCAGGGTGAGTCCCGCGTGCCACCAGTGTTTTTCATGAAGCCTGCCAGTTGCGTGGTGGAGGCGGTCGGCGACGTGACGTTTCCCCCGGTAACCGAGGAGTTCGCCCACGAAATCGAATTGGTCGTGGCCATCGGGGAGGGCGGCGCCAACATCCCTGAGAGCCAGGCGCTGGCCTATGTGTGGGGCTATGCGGCGGGTCTGGATCTGACCCGACGTGATGTCCAGCGCATGGCCAAGCGCAACGGCCTGCCGTGGGAGGGCGCCAAGGTGTTCGACGGTGCCGCGCCGATGACGGCCATCCTGCCGGTTTCCCGGGCGGGGCACCCCGATGGCGAGTTGTGGCTGAACGTGAACGGTGAAGAACGCCAGCGCGACAGCCTCGACAGCCAGATCTGGTCGGTCAGTGAAGTGATCGCCCGCATCTCGCAATCGGTGGCGCTGCGGGCCGGCGATCTGATCATGACCGGCAGTCCGGCAGGCGTCGATGTGTTGCAGCCGGGTGATGTCATCGCGGCCGGCATCGATGGCATCGGCCAACTGGAAATGCGCGTCGGTCCGCGACCTTGA
- a CDS encoding 2-hydroxyacid dehydrogenase, translating to MKPEVLQLSPILIPEINARLNELFTVRRYFEQVDKQAYLQEHGANIRGVITGGHTGISQALMAQLPELEVVAVNGVGTDAVDLAYARDRGISVTATVGALTEDVADLAIGLLIAVCRGLCTGDRYVRSGQWPHSPTPLSPLPLARQVSGMRIGIVGMGRVGRAVATRAAAFGCPISYTDLQPMSDVNHTFVADLKQLARDSDALILAAAADKAEAIIDAEVLRALGEGGYLINVARGKLVNEVDLVAALTAGEIAGAALDVFVDEPHVPEALFGNEQVVLQPHRASATLQTRTRMGEMVVASLVDSFAGKVPQGCVTG from the coding sequence ATGAAGCCAGAAGTCTTGCAACTCAGCCCGATCCTGATCCCTGAAATCAACGCCCGGCTCAACGAGCTGTTCACAGTGCGGCGCTATTTTGAACAGGTCGACAAACAAGCCTATCTGCAAGAACACGGTGCGAACATTCGAGGTGTCATTACTGGCGGGCATACCGGCATCAGCCAGGCGCTCATGGCCCAACTACCCGAGCTGGAAGTGGTGGCAGTCAACGGCGTAGGCACTGATGCCGTCGACCTGGCCTACGCCCGGGATCGCGGGATCAGCGTCACGGCCACCGTCGGCGCGCTGACCGAAGATGTCGCCGACCTGGCGATCGGCTTATTGATTGCCGTGTGCCGCGGGCTGTGCACCGGTGATCGCTATGTGCGTTCGGGCCAATGGCCCCACAGCCCAACGCCATTGTCCCCGCTGCCGTTGGCCCGGCAGGTGTCCGGCATGCGCATCGGCATCGTCGGCATGGGCCGGGTCGGTCGCGCCGTGGCAACCCGCGCCGCCGCGTTCGGGTGCCCGATCAGCTACACCGATCTGCAACCCATGAGCGACGTGAACCACACCTTCGTCGCCGACCTCAAGCAACTGGCCCGCGACAGCGACGCCCTGATCCTCGCGGCCGCCGCCGACAAGGCTGAAGCCATCATCGATGCCGAGGTGCTGCGCGCCTTGGGCGAGGGCGGGTATCTGATCAATGTGGCCCGGGGCAAACTGGTCAACGAGGTCGACCTGGTGGCGGCGCTCACCGCCGGGGAAATCGCCGGCGCGGCGCTGGATGTGTTTGTCGATGAGCCGCATGTGCCTGAAGCCTTGTTTGGCAACGAGCAGGTGGTGCTGCAACCCCACCGAGCGAGCGCGACGTTGCAGACCCGCACGCGGATGGGAGAGATGGTGGTGGCGAGTCTGGTGGACAGTTTTGCTGGGAAAGTGCCGCAGGGGTGTGTGACGGGGTGA
- a CDS encoding DUF1206 domain-containing protein, which translates to MSPHQSLVLLARGGYAARGVIYLIIGIFALLAAQDSSKSKDSHSSLEALLSQPFGHVLVGLVVMGLLAFAGWRLLQATRDVDHHGKEFKGLVIRGGLLAGGLINGALAFFALGLLISGLKSSGNSGGGDTQDLLARLLSWDHSNVLIYLIALIPLGVGIAHIIKGWKASFEKYFDADEDVMRYVRPISRFGLIARGVVFIEIALLLIISGSTYKAMDPPGMKDALDALQNLPAGGVVLMVMALGLIAFSVYSFSEAAWRKINMDVPGMSNT; encoded by the coding sequence ATGTCCCCACACCAAAGCCTCGTTTTACTGGCACGAGGCGGCTACGCCGCTCGGGGCGTTATTTATCTGATCATTGGTATCTTCGCTTTGCTGGCGGCTCAAGACTCGAGCAAATCGAAGGATAGCCACAGCAGCCTGGAAGCATTGTTAAGTCAGCCATTCGGCCATGTTTTAGTCGGCCTGGTGGTGATGGGTTTACTGGCTTTCGCCGGATGGCGCCTGTTGCAGGCAACGCGTGATGTCGACCATCACGGTAAAGAGTTCAAAGGCTTGGTGATTCGGGGGGGACTGTTGGCTGGAGGCTTGATCAACGGTGCCCTGGCTTTTTTTGCGTTGGGGTTGCTCATCAGCGGTCTTAAAAGCTCGGGCAATTCCGGAGGGGGAGATACCCAGGATCTACTTGCACGCCTATTGTCCTGGGACCATTCGAACGTGCTGATTTACCTCATCGCACTGATACCGCTTGGCGTGGGCATTGCTCATATCATCAAGGGCTGGAAGGCGTCGTTCGAGAAGTACTTTGACGCAGACGAGGACGTCATGCGGTACGTGCGTCCGATATCGCGGTTCGGTCTTATCGCCCGGGGCGTCGTCTTCATTGAAATCGCCCTGCTGCTGATCATCAGTGGCTCGACCTATAAAGCCATGGACCCACCCGGCATGAAAGACGCCCTCGATGCACTGCAAAACCTGCCGGCCGGTGGTGTGGTTTTAATGGTGATGGCTTTGGGGCTGATCGCGTTTTCGGTCTACAGCTTTTCCGAAGCGGCCTGGCGCAAGATCAACATGGACGTGCCTGGAATGTCGAACACATAG
- a CDS encoding GNAT family N-acetyltransferase, whose product MALTPNQNPPIILVPTQQSDSEDLAGIRIEAMRESLERVGRFDPVRARERFLGGFQPCHTRHIEVSGKRVGFVVVKPFSHELLLDHLYIRPCAQGSGIGAAVLDHIFKEADAAALPLRVGALKESASNRFYIRHGFQFVESSEFDNYYVRQSGTTGPAS is encoded by the coding sequence ATGGCCCTCACCCCCAATCAAAACCCTCCAATTATTCTGGTCCCCACTCAACAAAGCGACTCGGAGGATCTGGCAGGCATTCGAATCGAGGCCATGCGCGAAAGCCTCGAGCGTGTGGGGCGATTTGATCCGGTGCGGGCGCGCGAGCGGTTTCTTGGTGGTTTCCAACCCTGCCATACACGCCACATCGAGGTGTCGGGAAAGAGGGTCGGGTTCGTTGTGGTCAAGCCTTTCAGCCATGAACTCTTGCTTGACCACTTGTATATAAGGCCCTGCGCGCAAGGATCAGGAATAGGCGCGGCTGTTCTCGATCATATTTTCAAGGAAGCAGATGCGGCCGCGCTCCCGCTCAGGGTGGGTGCCCTTAAGGAAAGCGCCTCGAATCGCTTTTACATCCGCCATGGCTTCCAATTCGTCGAAAGCAGCGAGTTCGACAATTATTATGTTCGGCAGAGCGGCACGACGGGCCCGGCTAGTTAG
- a CDS encoding DUF3916 domain-containing protein, giving the protein MRQIALSDRKLRGIPRRLRALERWTAKFNGHFYPQCHESERYAHWKIPVIDSLVQGPQAHIEVQAFCIQQLLEAAAHLSRAADRSQGYYRVACLLTWPWVHQSEVTLFYDRDYYLSFLGQHNTLAPLRLSDRLALDVPESFIEHGHDVTQSDDEVDVHWWCIGEPA; this is encoded by the coding sequence TTGCGACAAATTGCCCTCAGCGACAGAAAACTCCGAGGTATCCCCCGCCGTCTCCGCGCGCTGGAGCGCTGGACCGCGAAATTCAACGGCCATTTCTACCCTCAGTGCCACGAAAGCGAGCGCTACGCGCATTGGAAAATCCCAGTCATCGATTCACTCGTTCAAGGTCCACAAGCACACATCGAAGTGCAGGCCTTCTGTATTCAACAGTTGCTCGAAGCAGCCGCCCATCTTTCCCGTGCGGCGGATCGCAGCCAAGGCTACTACCGCGTCGCCTGCCTGCTGACTTGGCCCTGGGTGCACCAAAGTGAAGTCACGCTATTCTACGACCGTGATTACTACTTGAGCTTCCTGGGACAGCACAACACCCTTGCACCGCTGCGCTTGAGCGACAGACTTGCCTTGGATGTGCCCGAATCCTTCATCGAGCATGGGCACGATGTAACCCAGAGCGATGATGAAGTCGACGTTCATTGGTGGTGTATCGGGGAACCTGCGTGA
- the dapF gene encoding diaminopimelate epimerase, which translates to MQLNFHKMHANGDDFVIVDSRNSANPVTSAMAQRMGDRNRGVGFNQLAVLLDCDDADARVMFWNADGSALDVCGSATRGAADMLMREANVSSVALRTSRGLLTCERTPRGDISVDMGVPLLGWSDIPLAQVLDTAVLPLASSPVACSMGNPHCTYFVEDLATIDIATIGPAIETNALFPLKTNVHFVQIIDRTHIRLRIWERGAGIALGSGSCSCGAVVNGIRRGLLDSVVEVECDGGSVTVQWDGVGAVFLIGRVETVFSGTVADGLLDVDRC; encoded by the coding sequence ATGCAGTTGAACTTTCATAAGATGCATGCCAATGGCGATGACTTCGTTATTGTCGATTCGCGAAACTCGGCCAATCCGGTGACAAGTGCCATGGCCCAGCGAATGGGGGATCGGAACCGGGGCGTGGGTTTCAACCAACTCGCGGTGCTGCTCGATTGCGACGATGCCGATGCCCGCGTGATGTTCTGGAACGCGGATGGCTCCGCGCTGGATGTTTGCGGCAGTGCGACGCGGGGTGCGGCGGATATGCTGATGCGCGAAGCAAATGTTTCTTCGGTAGCGCTGCGCACTAGCCGTGGTCTGCTCACTTGCGAACGTACTCCAAGGGGCGACATTTCCGTCGACATGGGTGTGCCGCTTTTGGGCTGGTCGGACATTCCTTTGGCGCAAGTACTGGACACCGCTGTGTTGCCACTTGCCAGCAGTCCAGTCGCGTGCAGCATGGGAAACCCTCACTGCACTTACTTTGTGGAAGATTTGGCAACCATTGATATCGCGACAATCGGCCCGGCCATCGAAACCAATGCGCTATTCCCACTCAAGACCAACGTTCATTTTGTCCAGATCATTGATCGCACGCATATTCGATTGCGCATCTGGGAACGTGGTGCTGGGATCGCGCTGGGTTCAGGTTCTTGCTCGTGTGGCGCGGTTGTTAATGGGATTCGTCGCGGTTTGTTGGACAGCGTCGTTGAGGTTGAATGTGATGGCGGAAGCGTGACGGTGCAATGGGATGGTGTGGGCGCGGTCTTTCTTATCGGACGGGTGGAAACCGTATTTTCGGGAACAGTTGCGGATGGCTTATTGGACGTTGACAGATGTTAA
- a CDS encoding type II toxin-antitoxin system HigB family toxin: MDILTPSRFDDAAILYPNDKAGLERCLRILRMARPKAFADLQKLFGTHGVDLFKPRATMNWVVIDVGGNNLRVIGGVNYARQKFYVKHIYSHADYDVANSWYARNKGVRR; encoded by the coding sequence ATGGATATACTCACGCCATCACGTTTTGACGACGCCGCGATTTTGTACCCGAACGACAAGGCCGGGCTTGAGCGTTGCCTGCGCATTTTGAGGATGGCTCGCCCCAAGGCGTTCGCAGACCTGCAAAAGCTTTTCGGTACGCACGGTGTCGACTTGTTCAAGCCTAGGGCCACAATGAATTGGGTGGTTATCGACGTAGGCGGCAATAATCTCAGGGTGATAGGCGGCGTCAACTATGCCCGGCAGAAGTTCTACGTCAAACACATCTACTCGCATGCCGATTACGACGTTGCCAACAGCTGGTATGCAAGAAACAAAGGGGTAAGACGATGA
- a CDS encoding GNAT family N-acetyltransferase — translation MSPIPTFQTRRLILTPLELTDAPAIQRLFPHWEVVRYLDSRVPWPYPDDGALTYVRDHALPAVAAGREWHWMIRIAEEPTQSIGSISLYDQPGNHRGFWLAPPWQGKGYMREACEAINAYWFETLERPVMQVPKAVGNLASRRVSEHEGMRLIGTQEGDFVCGVLLKEVWEMTREAWLERRTKLGAHERNQAGSS, via the coding sequence ATGAGCCCCATCCCCACTTTCCAAACTCGCCGTCTCATCCTCACCCCCCTGGAGCTGACGGATGCACCAGCGATCCAACGATTATTCCCACACTGGGAAGTGGTCCGTTACCTGGACAGTCGCGTGCCCTGGCCTTATCCGGATGACGGCGCGCTGACGTACGTGCGCGACCATGCGCTCCCCGCTGTGGCAGCCGGACGCGAGTGGCACTGGATGATCCGCATTGCCGAAGAGCCGACACAGAGTATCGGCAGCATCAGCCTCTACGACCAGCCCGGTAACCACCGAGGGTTCTGGCTGGCGCCGCCATGGCAGGGAAAGGGTTACATGCGCGAGGCTTGCGAGGCGATCAACGCCTATTGGTTTGAAACGCTAGAACGCCCCGTCATGCAAGTGCCCAAGGCGGTGGGCAACCTTGCTTCGCGCAGGGTATCGGAGCATGAAGGCATGCGCTTGATCGGGACGCAGGAAGGGGATTTTGTCTGTGGGGTGTTGCTTAAAGAGGTTTGGGAGATGACGCGTGAGGCGTGGCTTGAGAGGAGGACCAAACTCGGAGCGCATGAGCGGAATCAAGCTGGGTCATCATGA